A stretch of the Panthera uncia isolate 11264 chromosome D1, Puncia_PCG_1.0, whole genome shotgun sequence genome encodes the following:
- the LRRC32 gene encoding transforming growth factor beta activator LRRC32, with protein sequence MSHQILLLLTVLTLGLATSQHRDKVPCKMVDKEVLCHGLGLFQVPSMLPLDIEALDLSGNQLQRILASPLGFYTELRHLDLSTNEISFLQTGVFQALPHLEHLNLAHNRLAVGTVLSAPGLGPLPHVTSLDLSGNSLYSGLVERLLGEAPALRTLSLAENSLTRLARHTFWGTPVLERLDLHSNVLMDIEDGAFEALPHLAHLNLSRNSLTCISDFSLQQLRVLDLSCNSIEAFQTAPEPQAEYQLAWLDLRENRLLHFPDLAALPRLIYLNVSNNLIRLPAEPPQGGEGIHAPSEGWSALPFSNPSRNSSTHPLSQLLNLDLSYNEIELVPEGFLEPLTSLRFLNLSRNCLRAFEVRRAGFLPCLVHLDVSHNALETLELGPRALGSLRTLLLQDNALQDLPPYTFASLASLQKLNLQGNQIRPCGGPGEPGPSGCVAFSDISSLRILNLADNEMEVLRPGAFLHTPLTELDLSANPGLDVATGALAGLEASLEVLALQGNGLAILQVDLPCFSCLKRLNLAENRLSRLPAWTQAVSLEVLDLRNNSFSLLPGSAMGGLEPSLRRLYLQGNPLSCCGNGWLAAQLHQGRVDVDATQDLTCRFGSREEVSLSHVRPEDCEKGGLKNVNLIIILTFALVSAVLLTTLATCCCVRRQKFNQQYKA encoded by the exons ATGAGCCACCAGATCCTGCTGCTCCTGACCGTGCTGACCCTGGGCCTGGCCACCTCCCAACACCGAGACAAGGTGCCCTGTAAGATG GTAGACAAGGAGGTCTTGTGCCACGGTCTTGGCCTGTTCCAGGTCCCCTCAATGCTCCCACTGGACATCGAGGCCCTCGACCTATCTGGAAACCAGCTGCAGAGAATCCTGGCCTCGCCCCTGGGCTTCTACACAGAGCTTCGGCACCTGGACCTGAGCACCAATGAGATCAGCTTCCTCCAGACAGGTGTCTTCCAGGCCCTGCCCCACCTGGAGCACCTCAACCTGGCCCATAACCGCCTGGCAGTGGGCACCGTGCTGAGCGCCCCTGGCCTGGGCCCCCTGCCGCATGTGACATCTCTGGACCTGTCTGGGAACAGTCTGTACAGTGGCCTGGTGGAGCGGCTGCTGGGGGAGGCACCTGCCCTGCGCACCCTCTCGCTGGCAGAGAACAGCCTGACCCGCCTGGCCCGCCATACCTTCTGGGGCACACCTGTGCTTGAGCGGCTGGACCTCCACAGCAACGTGCTCATGGACATTGAGGACGGCGCTTTCGAGGCCCTGCCGCACCTGGCCCACCTCAATCTCTCCAGGAATTCTCTCACCTGCATCTCTGACTTCAGCCTCCAACAGCTGAGGGTGCTTGACCTGAGCTGCAACAGTATTGAGGCCTTCCAGAcggccccagagccccaggctgaGTATCAGCTCGCCTGGCTTGACCTGCGGGAGAACAGACTGCTCCACTTCCCTGACCTGGCCGCGCTCCCGAGACTCATCTACCTGAACGTGTCCAACAACCTCATCCGGCTCCCCGCGGAGCCACCCCAGGGCGGTGAGGGCATCCATGCACCTTCCGAGGGTTGGTCAGCCTTGCCCTTCTCGAACCCCAGCCGGAACTCCAgcacccaccccctctcccagCTCTTGAATCTGGATTTGAGCTACAATGAGATTGAGCTGGTCCCTGAGGGCTTTCTTGAGCCCCTGACCTCCCTTCGCTTCCTAAATCTCAGCCGAAACTGCTTGCGAGCCTTTGAGGTGCGGCGTGCGGGCTTCCTGCCTTGCCTCGTGCACCTGGACGTCAGCCACAACGCGCTGGAGACGCTGGAGctgggccccagggccctggggtcTCTGCGGACACTGCTCCTACAGGACAATGCCCTGCAGGACCTGCCCCCCTACACTTTTGCCAGCCTGGCCAGCCTGCAGAAGCTTAACCTGCAGGGGAACCAGATCAGGCCTTGCGGGGGGCCAGGTGAGCCTGGCCCCTCGGGCTGCGTGGCCTTCTCTGACATCTCTTCCCTCCGCATCCTGAACCTGGCGGACAATGAGATGGAGGTGCTCCGGCCGGGTGCCTTCCTCCACACGCCGCTTACTGAGCTGGACCTCTCTGCGAACCCAGGGCTGGATGTGGCCACGGGGGCCTTGGCGGGCCTGGAGGCCTCCTTGGAGGTCCTGGCCCTGCAGGGCAATGGGCTGGCCATCCTGCAAGTAGACCTGCCCTGCTTCAGCTGCCTGAAGCGACTCAATCTTGCCGAGAACCGCCTGAGCCGCCTGCCTGCCTGGACGCAGGCTGTGTCACTGGAGGTACTGGACCTGAGGAACAACAGCTTCAGCCTCTTGCCAGGCAGTGCCATGGGCGGCCTCGAGCCCAGCCTCCGGCGCCTCTACCTGCAGGGGAATCCACTGAGCTGCTGTGGCAACGGCTGGCTGGCAGCCCAGCTGCACCAGGGCCGTGTGGACGTGGATGCCACCCAGGACCTGACCTGCCGCTTCGGCTCCCGGGAGGAGGTATCCCTGAGCCACGTGCGTCCTGAGGACTGTGAGAAGGGGGGGCTCAAGAATGTCAACCTCATCATCATCCTGACCTTCGCACTGGTCTCTGCCGTCCTCCTCACCACACTGGCCACCTGTTGCTGTGTCCGCCGGCAGAAGTTCAACCAGCAGTACAAAGCCTAG